The following coding sequences are from one Microcoleus sp. bin38.metabat.b11b12b14.051 window:
- a CDS encoding rhodanese-related sulfurtransferase encodes MATFLTAALYKFVELPDFADLKAPLIDCCNKNNVKGTILLATEGINGTISGSSEGVRAVLEFLRSDRRFADLVHKESFSQKAPFYRLKIRLKREIVTMGVPDINPSLMAGKYVKPDEWNKLLDDPDVVVVDVRNDFEVSMGTFSGAINPKTKSFSDLPEWVQQEKALRDKPKVAMFCTGGIRCEKSTAFLRSQGFNEVYHLEGGILKYLETVPEAESRWEGECFVFDERVSVVHDLKPGNYELCRGCRQPISEENRASEFFVLGVSCPHCHDSKTETKKQALSERQRQIEFAKRRNQPHIGARYDAKEKPDGGID; translated from the coding sequence ATGGCTACTTTCTTAACCGCTGCACTATATAAATTCGTTGAACTACCAGATTTTGCCGACCTGAAAGCACCTCTAATAGATTGTTGCAACAAAAACAACGTCAAAGGCACTATCTTGCTGGCAACAGAAGGCATCAACGGTACTATTTCCGGTTCATCTGAAGGTGTACGCGCAGTGCTAGAATTCTTGCGTAGCGATCGGCGTTTTGCCGATTTAGTTCACAAAGAATCTTTCTCACAAAAAGCACCGTTTTACCGCCTGAAAATCCGCTTGAAGCGGGAAATCGTCACCATGGGAGTACCGGATATTAATCCATCCCTCATGGCTGGCAAATATGTCAAACCCGATGAGTGGAATAAGCTGCTGGACGATCCTGATGTTGTAGTCGTTGATGTACGAAACGACTTCGAGGTATCGATGGGTACTTTTTCAGGCGCTATCAATCCCAAAACAAAAAGCTTTTCTGACTTACCTGAATGGGTGCAGCAAGAAAAGGCTTTGCGCGATAAACCCAAGGTGGCAATGTTTTGCACCGGCGGCATTCGCTGCGAGAAATCTACAGCTTTTTTGCGCTCTCAAGGCTTTAATGAAGTCTATCATTTAGAAGGCGGGATTTTAAAATATTTGGAAACTGTACCGGAAGCAGAAAGTCGTTGGGAAGGTGAATGTTTTGTCTTTGATGAACGGGTTTCTGTTGTTCATGATTTAAAGCCTGGTAACTACGAACTTTGTCGCGGTTGTCGCCAGCCGATTAGTGAGGAAAATCGGGCTTCTGAATTTTTTGTGTTGGGCGTGAGTTGTCCTCATTGTCATGACTCGAAAACAGAAACCAAAAAACAAGCTTTATCCGAGCGGCAACGTCAGATTGAGTTTGCTAAGCGTCGCAATCAACCACATATCGGCGCCCGCTATGATGCGAAGGAAAAACCCGATGGTGGAATAGATTAA
- a CDS encoding glutathione S-transferase, which produces MTNYYMLGRYPILYSFRRCPYAMRARLALMVSNRLCELREVVLRDKPQEMLDVSPKGTVPILIDVEGRVLAQSIDIMLWALEQHDPEKWLRPQEGSVAEMLELIAQFDYGFKYHLDRYKYPERYANVDAQVHRDEGAVYLEKLNVKLRATKYLFGDNVALADMAIAPFVRQFAHTDKNWFSQQPWNPLQAWLTAFTDSEIYASVMQKYPQWESGNPGVVFGRS; this is translated from the coding sequence ATGACAAATTACTATATGTTAGGAAGATACCCAATTTTATATTCCTTCCGCCGCTGTCCCTATGCGATGCGCGCGCGCTTGGCGCTGATGGTTAGCAATCGCCTGTGTGAGTTGCGGGAAGTTGTTTTGCGAGACAAACCGCAAGAAATGTTAGATGTATCTCCGAAAGGTACGGTACCGATATTGATTGATGTTGAGGGGCGCGTACTGGCTCAAAGTATTGATATCATGTTATGGGCATTGGAACAACACGATCCTGAAAAATGGTTGAGGCCACAGGAAGGTTCTGTTGCAGAAATGCTGGAACTTATCGCTCAATTTGATTATGGATTTAAATATCATCTTGACCGTTATAAATACCCTGAGCGTTATGCTAATGTTGATGCTCAAGTGCATCGGGATGAAGGTGCTGTATATCTGGAGAAACTTAATGTAAAGTTAAGGGCGACTAAATATTTGTTTGGTGATAATGTAGCATTAGCCGATATGGCGATCGCACCTTTTGTCCGTCAATTCGCCCATACCGATAAAAATTGGTTCAGCCAACAGCCTTGGAATCCTCTACAAGCTTGGTTGACAGCCTTCACTGACTCTGAAATTTACGCCAGTGTGATGCAGAAATACCCGCAATGGGAATCGGGGAATCCAGGCGTTGTTTTTGGGCGATCGTAA
- the dpdE gene encoding protein DpdE, which produces MIDVGSLVRSPKNDLGIGKVVEVSRTDAVIEYFCSVKNRFRKTVPLGLLQEARLQRQTRCYLWSTSHQRWIIGRVYDWDEDKLEYEIDLPDSQSLQAVETELYVRCNIPIADPIDILAVKGQETPYFHDRRLAFVQSAIEQRAVSRGMTGLISANIDLYPHQVEVVRRVLEDPIVRYLLADEAGLGKTVEAGTILRQFLLDDPNGRAVVVVPKYLLEQWRQELENKFYLSHFADRVQLVGLSEINQVSRNANLDFLIVDEAHELAAMAHSSDRNQQQSFELCQKLADKSKNLLLLSATPVIGREQDFLAMLHLLDPTTYRLDDLESFKAQAQNRQEIGRALLDFRETTQPAVLQQKLAELRTLLPKDDYLLGLAKELEKCLKIAETAEQSRLVRTIRTHVSDTYRLHRRMLRNRRDAVEDVIFDRDTVPKTEYDLNDEQWSEIQAVLDKWRAAAPKSSEYQRIFLLFFRASGTWLNVLEAVIKARLQKKSTPELDREFGQSDTAILTKTALFPEERELLETLLNAIAKPQEGLDRPSLLRIAILRFLAVALKVPREYHSNPRDLLSRIQQQIKRPIPGERFPKIVIFTSFTATCQEIAENLAKIFGKKAIASHDASKSADNVEASLKRFKTEPHCFILVCDRSAETGVNLQFIDWLVHFDLPWFPNQLEQRLSRVDRIGSKMGVQFCLFAGPDLPESPHEAWFQVLKDGFDIFNKSLASLQFYADKKLLQLEEKLFLEGAKGLSSQLESIKTEIEQEKIKIDEQYVLDEIDILDDTASQYFESLDNCDARHKEMQRATEGWICQALHFQQIEHPSISGLMRYQPTQKTLIPSNDLRTRLIPYCQQYGSYNRRIAHQHTDVVLYRTGEGLIDALGAYVRWDDRGQAFAMWRHDESWDAAEGKEWFGFQFNYSIQTDVQPAAEVLQAQNIDNYNLKALQRRVDALFLPTFETVYVDARSEQMSLVEDAELMNILQRAYKGKGGPNRDYNLSKNRTSLIDSFVDPLDWDDFCQKGRLVSEELLRGRQAFGEICNSSAVSAAIQLENRVNQLQLRLNRLSKSEQLLESVLAEEISTESALNQAVLAGIRRPHLTLESVGFIVISGRAPVKAEDEG; this is translated from the coding sequence ATGATTGATGTTGGTTCGTTAGTTCGATCGCCCAAAAATGATTTGGGAATCGGAAAAGTCGTTGAGGTATCGCGCACCGATGCCGTAATCGAATATTTTTGCTCAGTAAAAAACCGTTTCCGCAAAACTGTACCCTTGGGTTTGCTGCAAGAAGCCAGACTTCAGCGACAAACTCGCTGCTACCTCTGGAGCACAAGTCACCAAAGGTGGATAATTGGCCGAGTTTATGACTGGGATGAAGATAAGTTAGAGTACGAAATTGACCTCCCCGACAGCCAAAGTTTGCAAGCGGTGGAAACCGAGCTTTACGTTCGCTGCAATATCCCGATCGCCGATCCGATCGACATTTTAGCAGTCAAAGGTCAAGAAACCCCGTATTTTCACGATCGCCGCTTGGCATTTGTGCAGTCTGCGATCGAACAGCGCGCCGTCAGCCGCGGTATGACGGGGTTAATCTCTGCGAACATAGACCTCTACCCGCACCAGGTTGAAGTCGTGCGGCGCGTCCTAGAAGACCCGATCGTGCGCTATTTGTTGGCAGATGAAGCAGGACTGGGAAAAACCGTAGAAGCCGGGACAATTCTCCGCCAATTTTTGCTCGACGATCCCAACGGGCGCGCTGTGGTAGTGGTTCCCAAATATTTGCTCGAACAGTGGCGCCAAGAGTTAGAAAATAAATTCTATTTGTCTCATTTTGCCGATCGAGTGCAGCTTGTGGGCCTTAGCGAAATCAATCAAGTTAGCCGCAACGCTAATCTGGATTTTCTGATTGTTGATGAAGCGCACGAGCTTGCTGCAATGGCACATTCGAGCGATCGCAACCAGCAACAATCCTTTGAACTCTGTCAGAAACTCGCTGACAAAAGCAAAAACTTATTGTTATTATCTGCAACGCCAGTCATTGGCCGCGAGCAAGATTTTCTGGCAATGCTGCACTTGCTAGACCCCACAACATACCGTCTTGACGATCTCGAAAGTTTTAAAGCACAGGCCCAAAACCGTCAGGAAATCGGTCGCGCGTTGCTGGATTTCCGAGAAACAACACAGCCTGCTGTTTTGCAACAAAAACTAGCTGAACTCCGCACTTTGTTGCCGAAAGATGATTATTTGCTGGGGTTGGCAAAGGAGTTAGAAAAATGTTTGAAAATAGCAGAAACTGCCGAACAATCTCGCTTAGTTAGAACTATTCGCACTCACGTTAGCGATACCTACCGCCTGCACCGCCGAATGCTCCGCAACCGCCGGGATGCGGTGGAAGATGTGATTTTCGATCGCGATACTGTTCCGAAAACAGAGTACGATTTGAATGACGAACAGTGGTCTGAAATTCAAGCTGTACTCGATAAATGGCGCGCTGCTGCTCCGAAATCTAGCGAATATCAGAGAATTTTTCTGCTGTTTTTCCGCGCTTCCGGTACTTGGCTGAATGTTTTGGAAGCGGTTATCAAAGCTCGGTTGCAGAAAAAATCGACTCCAGAGCTCGATCGCGAATTCGGACAAAGCGACACGGCAATTTTGACCAAAACAGCACTGTTTCCCGAAGAAAGGGAACTGCTGGAAACCTTGCTCAACGCGATAGCAAAGCCCCAAGAAGGACTCGATCGACCGAGTTTGTTACGAATTGCCATTTTGCGATTTTTGGCAGTTGCTTTGAAGGTGCCGCGCGAGTATCACAGCAATCCTCGCGATTTGCTATCGAGAATTCAACAGCAAATTAAACGACCGATTCCGGGCGAGCGTTTCCCGAAAATTGTGATTTTCACGAGTTTTACCGCCACTTGTCAAGAGATTGCGGAAAATTTAGCTAAAATCTTTGGTAAAAAGGCGATCGCCAGCCATGACGCGAGCAAGTCTGCGGATAATGTGGAAGCCAGTCTCAAGCGGTTTAAGACTGAGCCGCACTGTTTTATCTTAGTGTGCGATCGATCGGCAGAAACAGGCGTCAACCTGCAATTTATTGATTGGCTAGTTCACTTCGATTTACCGTGGTTTCCCAACCAGCTAGAACAAAGACTCAGCAGAGTCGATCGCATTGGTAGCAAAATGGGAGTACAATTTTGTTTGTTTGCAGGCCCGGATCTGCCGGAGAGTCCCCACGAAGCTTGGTTTCAAGTGTTAAAAGATGGGTTTGATATCTTCAACAAATCTCTAGCCAGCCTTCAGTTTTATGCTGACAAAAAACTGCTCCAGCTTGAAGAAAAGTTGTTTCTTGAGGGAGCGAAGGGCTTATCCAGCCAACTAGAATCGATTAAAACAGAAATCGAACAAGAGAAAATCAAAATAGACGAACAGTATGTTCTCGATGAAATTGATATTCTCGATGACACCGCCTCTCAATATTTTGAATCCCTCGACAACTGCGATGCTCGCCATAAAGAAATGCAGCGGGCGACGGAAGGTTGGATCTGTCAAGCTCTCCACTTCCAACAAATCGAACACCCTAGTATATCGGGGTTGATGCGCTATCAACCTACTCAAAAAACATTGATTCCCTCGAACGATTTGAGAACTCGATTGATTCCTTATTGTCAGCAGTACGGTAGCTACAACCGCCGCATTGCTCATCAACATACGGATGTCGTTCTTTACCGAACAGGAGAGGGATTAATCGATGCACTGGGCGCTTATGTTCGCTGGGACGATCGGGGTCAAGCTTTTGCAATGTGGCGTCATGATGAAAGCTGGGATGCTGCGGAAGGTAAGGAGTGGTTCGGCTTCCAATTTAATTATTCTATCCAGACTGATGTGCAGCCTGCGGCTGAAGTTTTGCAAGCACAAAATATCGACAATTACAACTTGAAAGCTTTGCAGCGGCGCGTTGATGCTCTGTTTCTGCCAACTTTTGAAACGGTGTATGTAGACGCTCGCAGCGAACAGATGTCTCTGGTTGAAGATGCGGAACTTATGAATATTTTGCAGCGGGCTTACAAGGGAAAAGGCGGCCCGAATCGGGATTACAATTTGTCGAAAAATCGCACTTCGTTGATTGACAGTTTTGTCGATCCGCTGGATTGGGATGATTTTTGTCAAAAGGGGCGGCTAGTATCTGAGGAATTGCTGCGCGGGCGTCAGGCTTTTGGGGAAATCTGCAATAGTTCCGCTGTCAGTGCTGCTATTCAACTCGAAAACCGGGTGAATCAATTGCAATTACGTTTGAACCGACTTTCTAAATCGGAACAGCTTTTAGAATCTGTTTTGGCTGAGGAAATAAGTACGGAAAGTGCGTTAAATCAAGCGGTTTTAGCGGGAATTCGCCGCCCGCACCTGACTCTTGAGTCGGTGGGATTTATTGTGATTTCTGGGCGCGCTCCTGTGAAAGCTGAGGATGAGGGATAA
- a CDS encoding type II toxin-antitoxin system ParD family antitoxin, which translates to MNISLTPELEQFVQSTVKNGRYSSASEVILAALRLLKEREVLVVLNPSSSEVEQKSSYDFSDLVGRLTWRGDAVIMQRNLRDEW; encoded by the coding sequence ATGAATATATCCTTAACTCCTGAATTAGAGCAATTTGTTCAGTCAACAGTCAAAAATGGTAGATATTCATCCGCTTCAGAAGTTATACTGGCTGCATTACGATTGCTAAAAGAACGGGAAGTTTTAGTAGTTTTGAATCCGAGTTCGTCTGAGGTAGAGCAGAAATCCAGTTATGACTTTTCTGATTTGGTGGGACGATTAACTTGGCGGGGAGATGCGGTAATAATGCAGAGGAATCTACGCGATGAATGGTAA
- a CDS encoding PIN domain-containing protein, whose protein sequence is MFPGLTQDDRQIFEQFLQRVEVLGLAAIDAVLIDKIIEIRQQYRLKLPDAVIAAIAIQNSANLVTADREFAKVTSLTVINW, encoded by the coding sequence GTGTTTCCTGGGCTAACTCAAGACGATCGTCAGATTTTTGAGCAGTTTCTGCAACGAGTGGAGGTTCTTGGTTTAGCGGCGATTGATGCTGTTTTGATAGATAAAATTATTGAAATTCGCCAGCAATATCGCTTGAAACTACCGGATGCGGTTATTGCGGCAATCGCAATCCAAAATTCAGCAAATTTGGTGACGGCCGATCGAGAGTTTGCTAAGGTAACAAGTTTAACTGTAATTAATTGGTAG
- a CDS encoding type II toxin-antitoxin system PemK/MazF family toxin yields MAEFVKGDVVVVPFPFSDLTQAKRRPALVIATLTGDDLILCQITSQRIADRYAITLESSDFSEGGLNQISNIRPNRLFTADREIILYKAGKLKPEKLNEAIAKIVEIIQQ; encoded by the coding sequence ATGGCAGAATTTGTAAAAGGTGATGTGGTAGTTGTTCCATTCCCATTTTCAGATTTAACACAAGCCAAGCGCCGACCGGCTTTGGTTATAGCAACTTTGACAGGAGACGATCTAATTCTTTGTCAAATTACTAGCCAGAGAATCGCCGATCGCTATGCTATCACTCTGGAAAGTAGTGATTTCAGCGAGGGCGGACTTAACCAAATTAGCAATATTAGACCTAATCGCTTGTTTACGGCTGACCGAGAAATTATACTTTATAAAGCTGGTAAGCTTAAGCCTGAGAAGTTGAACGAGGCGATCGCTAAAATCGTTGAAATTATTCAGCAGTAA
- a CDS encoding DUF4160 domain-containing protein, with protein sequence MPEVARFYGIIIKIFFGDHPPPHFHAVYGEYNALIGIESLDIIEGDLPNRAQKLVLEWAALYQKELLDMWNSQEFSKLPPLK encoded by the coding sequence ATGCCAGAAGTTGCACGATTTTACGGAATTATCATCAAAATTTTCTTTGGGGATCACCCACCTCCTCATTTTCACGCAGTTTACGGTGAGTACAATGCTTTGATCGGCATTGAGTCTTTAGACATTATTGAAGGAGATTTACCGAATCGGGCCCAAAAGCTGGTATTAGAATGGGCTGCGTTGTACCAGAAAGAACTGCTGGATATGTGGAATAGCCAAGAATTTAGTAAACTTCCACCGTTAAAATAA
- a CDS encoding DUF2442 domain-containing protein produces MKPERIVSAKAIDDNTLMVKFTNLQIRKYDISKLLDNPMFAPLCNPAFFRSFRVEPGGFGLIWNEDIDLSEYELWQNGISLTDEEIERYIESIHRVAH; encoded by the coding sequence ATGAAACCTGAGCGCATTGTTTCGGCTAAAGCTATTGATGATAATACCTTGATGGTTAAGTTTACTAATCTTCAAATCCGCAAATATGATATTTCTAAATTATTAGACAATCCCATGTTTGCTCCGTTATGCAATCCTGCATTTTTCAGGAGTTTTAGAGTTGAACCGGGTGGTTTTGGACTGATTTGGAATGAGGACATCGATCTCAGTGAGTATGAACTTTGGCAGAATGGAATCAGTTTGACTGATGAGGAAATTGAGCGATACATTGAATCTATACATCGTGTTGCTCACTGA
- a CDS encoding type II toxin-antitoxin system ParD family antitoxin: MTTLNISLPESMREFISEQVAKGGYSTTSEYIRHLIRQELERVAKIQLETLLLEGLDSGESIEITDEWWEQKRSELVEKVRKQKT, encoded by the coding sequence ATGACAACACTCAACATCTCGCTGCCCGAATCGATGCGGGAATTTATCAGCGAACAGGTTGCCAAAGGTGGGTACAGTACCACCAGCGAATATATCCGACACTTGATTCGCCAAGAATTAGAACGAGTGGCAAAAATACAACTTGAGACATTACTATTGGAAGGGTTAGATAGTGGTGAATCTATTGAGATAACGGATGAGTGGTGGGAACAAAAACGCAGTGAACTTGTTGAAAAAGTTCGCAAACAAAAGACATGA
- a CDS encoding type II toxin-antitoxin system RelE/ParE family toxin: MTRRIVIRPRASVDLDEQFAYIAGNNFDAALKFFDAARQTFSQLAQMPGIGSLYNIENQRLVGLRKWAVRGFDKHLIFYVERDECIEIVRLLHAARDIPEILGEEE, translated from the coding sequence ATGACCAGACGAATTGTAATTAGACCAAGGGCTAGTGTTGACCTTGATGAACAGTTTGCTTATATCGCTGGAAATAATTTTGATGCTGCATTGAAATTCTTTGATGCGGCAAGGCAAACTTTCTCACAATTAGCACAAATGCCTGGTATTGGTAGCCTTTATAATATTGAAAATCAGCGTCTGGTTGGTTTGCGGAAGTGGGCTGTCAGGGGATTTGACAAGCATCTAATTTTTTATGTAGAAAGGGATGAATGTATTGAGATTGTAAGGCTACTTCATGCTGCTCGCGATATTCCAGAGATTTTAGGAGAGGAAGAATAG
- a CDS encoding peptidoglycan DD-metalloendopeptidase family protein, with amino-acid sequence MGWLNFGDKKRKQAKGFGNSQSGKKRKPRRTFVLERIVTPSAGVGGWLDDFDPLHQLLGSLSLPDLHLPNFLADSGVCPIAPSAPTNNLPPLIDFDPLGLYHDGIATQSPYNPGGAFETLPIALIPIDPGSPNPKDPNAIRQFLNFPLASQPLVGSIDTGVNANSPYFNYANIKQGRDYVGGDNNPLLKAGEGSEHGTFMLGIIDAINKTAPKWVGRAIDSGKWADSLVDFVDAAKASGQKNAIANLSLDLTQKNADGSVTTRYELTPQERSAIEYARQNGVLLVAAAGNDGGVMSVLGQASQEFDNIITVGAGDINGRSIYSSFGRGLDIVADGGTTEHPALSTAGDDLGTMAGTSVATAKVSGAISLVWAANPALNYRQVIDILEKTARDLGTPGWDDETGFGFLNTLAAVDLAKKTMPEVYKPKAFFQPTTWGGDGIVTPSERAVNIVNENFTAWVVSSNGITLRNSPNTSDRSNFAVKYGDTLTFDGWTYGEQLSDLTTGAADALWYRFRYNGGTYWMPSAWTGGYPGSKPPLLPPTQQPPQQPPQQPTANTVYLSTSSGQILQVNTATGAQNPIYQGLAFTDLAVAPNGKLYGSTFFDGLYEINPSTGAERYVGPLAGGTLNSLTFSPDGRLYGADYINGNLFQISPDNGQMNLIGNLGGPSSGDLVFNGANEIFATLGSSSSPLNDRLVAFNVATGTVRNIGDLGSREVYGLTLENGQLTAYTSDRRKLSIDPNTARATVVGTVSTNGLIWGAGTKPATASSPTDDVRQKFLYAASQYSQVGAAITGVQDQGGGVFRQEFERAIMIWNGQQVTVYETKGRSVSPTSPSPNPQPVSGKGVTIRTGQTGDELVNLVDTTASKVNQLEKELDSLKKELPGLYSRTIQIPLEIGKYNQKISSSESERDQKKADMERYRKSWWVGDRWYADRIEEEIKKLESTVIDPLYQAKTKLEVELSQVQARINTINNQKPQELNALRQELEILRRRERKEFVSPMKTTYTISQLYGASGHNATGTHWGIDLAPPSGTNPPAYAVAAGKVIWAGWKEGGFGNLVIVDHGDGLTTLYMHLDSVNVAVGQEIRRSQQIGSVGTTGNSSGVHLHFQVEQGGKHQNPSNYVIL; translated from the coding sequence ATGGGTTGGCTAAATTTTGGCGACAAAAAACGCAAACAGGCTAAAGGTTTTGGGAATTCTCAGTCGGGGAAAAAGCGGAAACCGCGCCGAACTTTTGTGTTGGAAAGAATTGTGACTCCGAGTGCGGGTGTTGGGGGATGGCTGGATGATTTCGATCCGCTGCATCAGTTATTGGGTTCTTTGTCGCTACCTGATTTACATTTACCTAATTTTTTGGCGGATAGCGGTGTTTGTCCGATCGCCCCTTCTGCACCAACTAACAATCTACCGCCGCTGATTGATTTTGACCCGCTGGGTCTGTACCATGATGGGATTGCCACTCAATCACCTTACAATCCGGGTGGTGCGTTTGAGACTTTGCCGATCGCTCTAATTCCGATCGATCCGGGTTCGCCAAATCCGAAAGATCCGAATGCAATTCGGCAATTCCTAAATTTTCCGTTGGCTTCTCAGCCGTTGGTAGGATCGATCGATACTGGCGTCAATGCGAATAGTCCCTACTTTAATTACGCGAATATCAAGCAGGGCCGCGATTATGTGGGTGGGGATAATAATCCGTTGCTGAAGGCTGGAGAAGGCAGCGAGCACGGTACTTTTATGTTGGGGATTATTGACGCAATCAACAAGACTGCGCCGAAATGGGTGGGAAGGGCGATCGACTCTGGTAAGTGGGCTGATTCTTTGGTAGATTTTGTGGATGCTGCGAAGGCTTCTGGACAGAAAAATGCGATCGCCAATCTCAGTTTGGATTTGACTCAGAAGAATGCTGACGGGAGTGTGACGACGCGCTATGAGTTGACACCGCAAGAAAGAAGTGCGATCGAATATGCGCGTCAAAATGGTGTTTTGCTGGTAGCTGCGGCGGGTAATGATGGCGGCGTGATGTCGGTTCTGGGTCAAGCTTCCCAGGAGTTTGATAATATTATTACGGTTGGTGCTGGGGATATTAACGGGCGATCGATCTATTCTAGTTTTGGTCGTGGTTTGGATATTGTGGCTGACGGCGGCACGACTGAACACCCAGCTTTATCGACTGCGGGCGACGATTTGGGTACGATGGCGGGGACTTCGGTAGCGACGGCTAAGGTTTCGGGTGCAATTTCTTTGGTTTGGGCGGCGAATCCTGCTTTGAACTATCGCCAAGTCATTGATATTTTGGAGAAAACGGCGAGGGATTTGGGGACTCCCGGATGGGATGATGAGACGGGTTTTGGTTTCTTGAATACGTTGGCTGCGGTGGATTTGGCTAAGAAAACAATGCCGGAGGTTTATAAACCTAAAGCTTTCTTCCAACCGACAACTTGGGGCGGTGATGGGATAGTGACACCCAGTGAACGGGCTGTCAATATTGTGAATGAAAACTTTACTGCTTGGGTGGTATCGTCGAATGGGATTACTCTTCGCAATAGTCCGAATACGAGCGATCGAAGTAATTTCGCTGTGAAGTATGGCGATACTTTAACTTTTGATGGTTGGACTTACGGCGAACAGCTAAGTGATTTGACGACAGGGGCCGCAGATGCTTTGTGGTATCGCTTCCGATATAACGGCGGTACTTATTGGATGCCGAGTGCTTGGACAGGTGGCTATCCTGGAAGTAAGCCACCCTTACTTCCGCCGACACAGCAACCCCCACAACAACCCCCACAGCAACCAACTGCTAATACTGTGTACCTGTCTACCAGTAGCGGACAGATATTGCAGGTTAATACGGCGACGGGTGCACAAAATCCAATCTATCAAGGTCTCGCTTTTACTGATTTGGCGGTTGCTCCAAATGGGAAGCTTTACGGCTCTACTTTCTTTGATGGTTTGTATGAGATTAATCCCTCTACGGGTGCGGAACGATATGTCGGGCCCTTGGCGGGGGGAACTCTCAATTCTCTGACGTTTTCTCCTGATGGCCGACTCTACGGGGCCGATTATATAAATGGCAATTTGTTTCAGATTTCGCCTGATAATGGTCAGATGAATTTGATTGGCAATTTGGGCGGGCCTAGCAGTGGAGATTTGGTTTTCAACGGGGCTAATGAGATTTTTGCAACGCTTGGTAGTTCTAGTAGTCCGTTGAACGATCGCCTGGTTGCTTTCAATGTGGCGACGGGTACTGTTCGCAATATAGGCGATCTGGGTTCGCGGGAAGTGTACGGTTTGACGTTGGAAAATGGGCAACTGACGGCATATACTTCCGATCGCCGGAAACTTTCAATTGACCCAAACACGGCTAGAGCAACTGTTGTCGGTACAGTCTCTACCAACGGTTTGATCTGGGGGGCGGGAACCAAGCCTGCAACTGCATCGAGTCCTACAGATGATGTGCGTCAGAAGTTCTTGTATGCTGCTAGCCAGTATTCGCAAGTGGGTGCTGCTATTACTGGTGTTCAGGATCAGGGCGGCGGTGTCTTCCGGCAGGAATTTGAACGGGCGATTATGATCTGGAATGGTCAGCAGGTGACTGTTTATGAGACAAAAGGGCGATCGGTTTCGCCAACTTCGCCCTCTCCCAATCCTCAGCCTGTTAGTGGAAAAGGGGTTACAATTCGGACTGGGCAAACAGGAGATGAATTGGTTAACTTGGTTGACACAACTGCTTCTAAAGTCAATCAGCTTGAAAAAGAGTTGGATTCTCTCAAAAAAGAACTACCTGGTCTCTATAGTCGAACAATTCAGATACCGCTGGAAATTGGGAAATACAATCAAAAAATTTCCTCAAGCGAGTCTGAGCGGGATCAAAAGAAAGCCGATATGGAAAGGTATCGGAAATCTTGGTGGGTTGGGGATAGGTGGTATGCTGACCGTATTGAGGAAGAGATCAAAAAGCTAGAAAGCACTGTTATTGATCCACTCTATCAAGCCAAGACAAAACTGGAGGTAGAACTTTCTCAAGTCCAAGCCAGGATTAACACAATTAACAATCAAAAGCCACAGGAACTTAATGCTCTTCGTCAAGAGCTAGAAATTCTGAGGAGGCGTGAGAGAAAGGAGTTTGTAAGTCCGATGAAAACTACCTACACAATTAGCCAACTATATGGCGCGTCTGGCCACAATGCTACAGGCACACACTGGGGCATTGATCTTGCTCCTCCTAGTGGAACGAATCCGCCAGCCTATGCAGTGGCAGCAGGAAAGGTCATTTGGGCAGGATGGAAAGAAGGTGGTTTTGGCAATCTGGTGATCGTCGATCATGGTGATGGATTGACTACTCTCTATATGCATTTAGATTCCGTCAATGTCGCAGTAGGTCAAGAGATTCGACGCAGCCAGCAGATTGGAAGTGTTGGCACTACAGGCAACTCCTCTGGAGTTCATTTGCACTTTCAAGTTGAACAGGGTGGCAAACATCAAAATCCAAGCAATTACGTAATACTGTAA